In Haloterrigena turkmenica DSM 5511, a single genomic region encodes these proteins:
- a CDS encoding acyl-CoA dehydrogenase, translating to MDFSLSPEQEQIRDMVSEFVDEEVVPVAQGIDHDDEFPADLVSEMAELGLMGMPFPEEYGGAGLDYHSYAIGLEEISRGSGGLGTIVAAHTSLAGNMLYEFGDESQKEEYLTPLAEGRDIGAFALSEAGAGSDVPAMDTVAEKEGDEYVINGGKLWISNGSVADTVTLFAKTDPDAGNKGITSFIVRPEEDDGFIVEGTEDKLGDKGCPTAELRFDEMRIPESRRLGEEGEGFVHALKTLNGGRITIAARGVGIARAAFEEARDYANEREQFGQPIGEFQSIKHKLADMDTKIQAAKMLMHKAADKKIRGENYIKDASQAKLYASEVSREVANEGIQIHGGYGYTKDFAAQRFYRDAKLNEIYEGTSEVLRNTIGDQLLEE from the coding sequence ATGGACTTCTCACTCTCACCCGAACAGGAGCAGATCCGCGACATGGTGTCGGAGTTCGTCGACGAAGAGGTCGTCCCGGTCGCTCAGGGGATCGATCACGACGACGAGTTTCCCGCCGACCTCGTGAGCGAGATGGCCGAACTGGGCCTGATGGGGATGCCGTTCCCCGAGGAGTACGGCGGCGCCGGACTGGACTACCACTCCTACGCGATCGGACTCGAGGAGATCTCCCGCGGTTCGGGCGGTCTCGGCACGATCGTCGCCGCCCACACGTCGCTGGCCGGGAACATGCTCTACGAGTTCGGCGACGAGTCCCAGAAGGAGGAGTACCTGACGCCGCTGGCAGAGGGGCGAGATATCGGCGCGTTCGCGCTCTCGGAAGCGGGCGCGGGTAGCGACGTTCCCGCGATGGATACCGTCGCGGAAAAGGAGGGCGACGAGTACGTGATCAACGGCGGCAAGCTCTGGATCTCGAACGGCTCCGTCGCCGATACGGTCACCCTCTTCGCGAAGACTGATCCCGACGCGGGCAACAAGGGCATCACCTCCTTTATCGTCCGTCCCGAGGAGGACGACGGCTTCATCGTCGAGGGAACGGAAGACAAGCTCGGCGACAAGGGCTGTCCCACCGCGGAGCTCCGATTCGACGAGATGCGAATCCCCGAGTCCCGGCGGCTCGGCGAGGAGGGCGAGGGCTTCGTCCACGCGCTGAAGACGCTCAACGGCGGCCGGATCACCATCGCCGCCCGCGGCGTCGGTATCGCCCGCGCGGCCTTCGAGGAGGCTCGCGACTACGCCAACGAGCGCGAGCAGTTCGGCCAACCCATCGGCGAGTTCCAGTCGATTAAGCACAAGCTGGCCGACATGGACACGAAGATCCAGGCCGCGAAGATGCTCATGCACAAAGCGGCGGACAAGAAGATTCGCGGCGAGAACTACATCAAGGACGCTTCTCAGGCCAAACTCTACGCCTCCGAAGTGAGTCGCGAGGTCGCCAACGAGGGGATTCAGATCCACGGCGGCTACGGCTACACCAAGGACTTCGCCGCTCAACGGTTCTACCGCGACGCGAAACTCAACGAGATCTACGAGGGGACCAGCGAAGTGCTGCGGAACACGATCGGCGACCAGCTGCTCGAGGAGTAG
- a CDS encoding DUF7344 domain-containing protein — protein MESSGNSRSDEPRELSQDEIFHILQTNRRRDVIAYLLDRAETDPVKMRDIAELVAAKENETTVENLTSTQRQRVYIPLYQSHLPKLDEEGIIEYDKPRGIVRPSDRLEIFRPYLDATNATASDDRSTDDTSRGSVARSNSEYYVGAIGASVGLLAASASGLLPISGLLLAAITVALFGLAHVAATLAVPHSSDDADDSRPLY, from the coding sequence ATGGAGTCCTCCGGGAATTCACGATCCGACGAACCGCGCGAACTCTCTCAGGACGAGATCTTCCACATCCTCCAGACGAATCGCAGACGAGACGTGATCGCCTATCTGCTGGACAGAGCGGAAACGGACCCCGTCAAGATGCGCGACATCGCCGAACTCGTCGCGGCGAAAGAAAACGAGACGACCGTCGAAAACCTGACCTCGACCCAGCGCCAGCGCGTCTACATCCCGCTGTACCAGAGTCATCTGCCGAAACTGGACGAGGAGGGGATCATCGAGTACGACAAACCCCGCGGCATCGTCCGTCCGTCCGATCGACTCGAGATCTTTCGCCCGTATCTCGACGCGACGAACGCGACCGCTAGCGACGACCGATCGACCGACGACACCTCTCGAGGATCGGTTGCGCGTTCGAACAGCGAGTATTACGTCGGGGCGATCGGCGCGAGCGTCGGCCTGCTGGCGGCCTCCGCGTCCGGTTTGCTCCCGATTTCCGGACTGCTTCTCGCGGCGATCACCGTCGCGCTGTTCGGTCTGGCTCACGTCGCCGCGACGCTCGCCGTTCCCCACTCGAGCGACGACGCCGACGATAGTCGCCCGCTCTACTGA
- a CDS encoding PIN domain-containing protein, which yields MRARRTDRGRTRIILGTSFLIDVLRGEKTVEEAVRTVDNRGTAHVSSVTVMELWEGVHLADSSEDERTVVKNLLTDVRELPFDRKCAMTAGEINATLHRNGTPIEDADVMIAATALVHDVPVVTNNVDRFERIDDLEILTY from the coding sequence GTGAGAGCGCGTCGAACGGATCGCGGACGCACTCGAATAATCCTCGGCACCTCGTTTCTCATCGACGTGCTGCGGGGCGAGAAAACGGTCGAAGAAGCGGTCCGAACCGTCGATAACCGCGGTACGGCACACGTGAGCTCGGTGACGGTGATGGAACTCTGGGAGGGCGTTCATCTCGCAGATTCGTCCGAGGACGAGCGAACCGTGGTGAAGAACCTGCTGACCGACGTTCGAGAGTTACCGTTTGATCGCAAATGCGCGATGACCGCTGGAGAGATCAATGCGACGCTGCACCGGAACGGCACGCCGATCGAAGACGCAGACGTGATGATCGCTGCCACTGCTCTCGTCCACGACGTTCCTGTCGTGACGAACAACGTGGACCGCTTCGAGCGAATCGACGACCTCGAGATTCTCACGTATTGA
- a CDS encoding phytoene/squalene synthase family protein has product MTTGQPEPPTDADLEWCYDAVHGVSRTFSITIDRLEEPMARHICLGYLLCRVADTIEDAGHIPPETQTELLTEYDRVLDPDADRTVSEFMADVEPWLPEERSEDWEVVAQTPRVLRTFESLDDEPREIMREPVRELVDGMAMFTDRYATEGGLRLQTIEELEEYCWYAAGTVGTLITGLVARGTSRERADEMRENARSFALLLQLVNIAKDVEDDYHEENNVYLPAEWLAAENVDVEEVTDEAHHGGVTNVIQRVTGRAERYLDDAQRYLEVVPEHHGNRLSAWAIPYLLAVGTLRELRERPEDVIREGDVKVSRAEVFALLQQFEDGVSRSNLAELRKEMAEKPLHH; this is encoded by the coding sequence ATGACCACGGGCCAGCCCGAACCTCCAACTGACGCCGACCTGGAGTGGTGTTACGACGCGGTTCACGGCGTTTCGCGGACCTTTTCGATCACGATCGATCGGCTCGAGGAGCCGATGGCGAGACACATCTGTCTGGGATACCTCCTCTGTCGGGTCGCCGACACGATCGAAGACGCGGGACACATTCCGCCGGAAACGCAGACGGAATTGCTCACCGAATACGATCGCGTGCTCGATCCGGACGCCGACCGGACCGTCTCGGAGTTCATGGCCGACGTCGAGCCGTGGCTCCCCGAGGAACGCAGCGAGGACTGGGAGGTCGTCGCCCAGACGCCGCGGGTGCTGCGGACCTTCGAGTCGCTGGACGACGAGCCCCGCGAGATCATGCGCGAACCAGTTCGAGAACTCGTCGACGGCATGGCGATGTTCACCGACCGGTACGCCACCGAGGGCGGGCTGCGCCTCCAGACCATCGAGGAACTCGAGGAGTACTGCTGGTACGCCGCCGGCACCGTCGGGACGCTGATCACCGGGCTGGTCGCCCGCGGCACCTCTCGAGAGCGTGCCGACGAGATGCGGGAGAACGCCCGATCGTTCGCCCTCCTCTTGCAACTGGTCAACATCGCGAAGGACGTCGAGGACGACTACCACGAGGAGAACAACGTCTACCTCCCCGCCGAGTGGCTCGCGGCGGAGAACGTCGACGTCGAGGAAGTCACCGACGAGGCCCATCACGGTGGCGTCACGAACGTCATCCAGCGGGTGACAGGCCGCGCCGAACGCTACCTCGACGACGCCCAGCGCTACCTCGAGGTCGTCCCCGAACACCACGGCAACCGGCTCTCCGCGTGGGCGATCCCCTACCTGCTGGCCGTTGGAACGCTCCGAGAGCTTCGCGAGCGCCCCGAGGACGTCATCCGCGAGGGCGACGTCAAGGTCTCTCGAGCCGAGGTCTTCGCGTTGCTCCAGCAGTTCGAGGACGGCGTCTCGCGGTCGAACCTGGCCGAACTGCGCAAGGAGATGGCGGAGAAACCGTTACACCACTGA
- a CDS encoding DUF7111 family protein — MNDETDDRTTAEHGIKATYTETESERRLAFEVTDDAAAARPGATAAIAQNIEGYAMLKVRPTADGDELERYYGFDMALDHAAELLGVAPHDLPVPGAAEDMGM; from the coding sequence ATGAACGACGAAACCGACGATCGAACTACCGCGGAGCACGGAATCAAAGCGACATACACGGAGACCGAGTCGGAACGCCGCCTCGCGTTCGAGGTCACCGACGACGCCGCGGCGGCCCGCCCGGGCGCGACCGCCGCGATCGCCCAGAACATCGAGGGGTACGCCATGCTGAAGGTGCGTCCGACGGCCGACGGCGACGAACTCGAGCGCTACTACGGGTTCGACATGGCCCTGGACCACGCCGCGGAGTTGCTCGGCGTCGCCCCCCACGACCTGCCGGTGCCCGGGGCGGCCGAGGACATGGGGATGTGA
- a CDS encoding DUF7410 domain-containing protein, which yields MHSTDRSRPTAESEGGAESHPSDREQGASVTDLQGDEPATRCPYCDRPFRERRLEALHRGFDHPDRLSDRERAAFERAYLAERPAVRRYRLFALGALILGYFGLLFVYAIVL from the coding sequence GTGCACTCGACCGACCGATCGCGGCCGACCGCAGAGAGCGAGGGCGGGGCCGAGAGCCATCCGTCCGACCGTGAACAGGGCGCCTCGGTGACTGATCTCCAGGGTGATGAGCCGGCCACGCGATGTCCCTACTGCGACCGGCCGTTTCGCGAGCGGCGACTCGAGGCGCTCCATCGCGGCTTCGATCACCCGGATCGCCTCTCCGACCGCGAGCGGGCCGCCTTCGAGCGGGCCTACCTCGCGGAGCGGCCGGCGGTCCGCCGGTATCGATTGTTCGCGCTCGGCGCGCTGATTCTGGGGTACTTCGGGCTGCTGTTCGTCTACGCGATCGTTCTCTGA
- a CDS encoding aldo/keto reductase: MEYTTLGNTGTTVSRLCFGTWRFAKESGGTVETDREEAHDLLDAAWEQGINFIDTANVYGDPNGTSEEWIGEWLEDRDVHREDVVIASKVYFPFDGRGEPGPNDSGLGRKHIRAQIEGTLERLGTDYLDVYYIHRWDEDTPIRETMQTLTELVREGKVRYLGASTMAAWQLTKALWTSDVEGLERFDVTQPMVNAAQYDEVGDYLDVCADQDLAVCPYSPLSGGFLTGKYDRAEDGSVEAPDGSRGSLDEMFDDYYATEQAWDVLEAVESVAEEVDASPAQVSLRWLMDQDRFTCVPIVGARTPEQLEENVGAVEVDLSDEQFERIDAARGSDE; encoded by the coding sequence ATGGAGTACACGACGCTCGGTAACACGGGCACGACCGTCTCGAGACTGTGTTTCGGTACCTGGCGCTTCGCGAAGGAGAGCGGCGGGACCGTCGAGACCGACCGCGAGGAGGCCCACGACCTGCTCGACGCGGCGTGGGAGCAGGGCATCAACTTCATCGACACCGCGAACGTCTACGGCGATCCCAACGGCACCAGCGAGGAGTGGATCGGCGAGTGGCTCGAGGATCGCGACGTCCACCGCGAGGACGTCGTCATCGCCTCGAAGGTCTACTTCCCCTTCGACGGCCGGGGCGAGCCCGGCCCGAACGACTCCGGGCTCGGCCGCAAGCACATCCGCGCCCAGATCGAGGGCACCTTGGAGCGACTCGGCACGGACTACCTCGACGTCTACTACATCCACCGCTGGGACGAGGACACGCCGATCCGGGAGACCATGCAGACGCTCACCGAACTCGTCCGCGAGGGGAAAGTCCGCTACCTCGGCGCCTCGACGATGGCCGCCTGGCAGCTGACGAAGGCGCTGTGGACCAGCGACGTCGAGGGCCTCGAGCGATTCGACGTCACCCAGCCGATGGTCAACGCGGCCCAGTACGACGAGGTCGGCGACTACCTCGACGTCTGCGCCGACCAGGATCTGGCCGTCTGTCCCTACTCGCCGCTTTCGGGCGGCTTCCTGACGGGCAAGTACGACCGCGCCGAGGACGGCTCCGTCGAGGCGCCCGACGGCTCTCGCGGCAGCCTCGACGAGATGTTCGACGACTACTACGCGACCGAGCAGGCCTGGGACGTCCTCGAGGCCGTCGAGTCCGTCGCCGAGGAAGTCGACGCCTCTCCGGCGCAGGTCTCGCTGCGCTGGCTGATGGACCAGGATCGGTTCACCTGCGTCCCGATCGTCGGCGCGCGGACACCCGAGCAACTCGAGGAGAACGTCGGCGCGGTCGAGGTCGATCTCAGCGACGAACAGTTCGAGCGGATCGACGCGGCCCGCGGTAGCGACGAGTAG
- a CDS encoding PadR family transcriptional regulator, translated as MSKWLRSGRRRDICFLLAGAEDGELRSQQLKSRLESHYDEHLDPKSFYGSLSALEDAGFVEKHTEGLYDVYALTAAGERRVRDHYEWVRNCLAGGDSSE; from the coding sequence ATGAGCAAGTGGCTCCGGAGCGGTCGCCGCCGCGACATCTGTTTCCTACTGGCCGGCGCCGAGGACGGCGAACTGCGCAGTCAGCAGCTGAAGTCGCGCCTCGAGTCCCACTACGACGAGCATCTCGATCCGAAGTCGTTCTACGGCTCGCTGTCGGCGCTCGAGGACGCGGGTTTCGTCGAGAAACACACCGAAGGGCTGTACGACGTCTACGCGCTCACCGCGGCCGGCGAGCGGCGGGTTCGAGACCACTACGAGTGGGTTCGGAACTGTCTCGCGGGCGGCGACTCGAGCGAGTAG
- a CDS encoding pyridoxal phosphate-dependent aminotransferase, translating to MNRSSASQSDTERGTESDRLSDRVREIEPQGIRVMFELAAEYEREHGDEVDLVHLEFGEPDFDTPEHVVDAAFEAARDGATRYTSNAGLPALREAIAETLSADGDLTVDPESELVVTNGGVEALHLAIQTVVDPGEEVVVPTPAWPNPISQTKLADGVPVEVPMPAEEGFEPDPERIVDAIGQNTAAVTLTSPSNPTGRAYAADAVERVVEAAAEHDAYVLADEVYRQLTYDEIPPRVASVVDRDEWVLSIDSFSKAYAMTGWRVGWLSGPEDVVAQIAKIHESTTSCVNTPAQYAAIEALTGPQEPFREMIAAFRSRRDYVVDRLESTPHVSVARPEGAFYAFVDVSALEGSSVDVAKRLLYEQGVVTAPGAAFGDGGEGHLRLSFANDRDRLELGLDRLEELVRTELGAE from the coding sequence ATGAATCGATCGTCCGCCTCCCAATCCGACACCGAACGCGGGACCGAGAGCGATCGGCTCTCCGACCGCGTCCGCGAAATCGAGCCACAGGGGATCCGCGTGATGTTCGAACTCGCCGCCGAGTACGAGCGCGAGCACGGGGACGAGGTCGACCTCGTCCACCTCGAGTTCGGCGAACCCGACTTCGATACGCCGGAACACGTCGTCGACGCGGCGTTCGAGGCCGCCCGCGACGGAGCGACCCGGTACACCTCGAACGCGGGCCTCCCGGCGCTCAGGGAGGCGATCGCCGAGACGCTGTCGGCCGACGGCGATCTGACGGTCGATCCCGAGTCGGAACTCGTCGTCACGAACGGCGGCGTCGAGGCGCTGCACCTCGCGATCCAGACGGTCGTCGATCCCGGCGAGGAGGTCGTCGTGCCGACGCCCGCGTGGCCGAACCCGATCTCGCAGACGAAACTCGCCGACGGCGTCCCTGTCGAGGTGCCGATGCCGGCCGAGGAGGGGTTCGAACCCGATCCCGAGCGGATCGTCGACGCCATCGGACAGAACACGGCGGCGGTCACGCTGACCTCGCCCTCGAACCCGACCGGGCGGGCGTACGCCGCGGACGCCGTCGAACGCGTCGTCGAGGCCGCGGCCGAACACGACGCCTACGTGCTCGCCGATGAAGTCTACAGACAACTCACCTACGACGAGATTCCGCCCCGCGTCGCGAGCGTCGTCGACCGCGACGAGTGGGTCCTCTCGATCGACTCCTTCTCGAAGGCCTACGCGATGACCGGCTGGCGCGTCGGCTGGCTCTCCGGCCCCGAGGACGTCGTCGCACAGATCGCGAAGATCCACGAGAGCACGACCTCCTGCGTCAACACGCCCGCCCAGTACGCCGCGATCGAGGCGCTGACCGGGCCTCAGGAGCCGTTCCGCGAGATGATCGCTGCCTTCCGTTCCCGCCGGGACTACGTCGTCGACCGCCTCGAGTCGACACCCCACGTTTCCGTCGCTCGACCCGAGGGAGCCTTCTACGCGTTCGTCGACGTGAGCGCGCTCGAGGGCTCGAGCGTGGACGTCGCCAAGCGACTTCTCTACGAGCAGGGCGTCGTCACGGCGCCGGGAGCGGCCTTCGGCGACGGCGGGGAGGGACACCTCCGGCTGAGTTTCGCGAACGATCGCGATCGACTCGAACTGGGGCTCGATCGGCTCGAGGAGTTGGTTCGAACCGAACTGGGCGCCGAGTGA
- a CDS encoding DUF5789 family protein has product MGRNVHLNDIEPVLEELDYPISRDAVADQCDDVTLVLADGEENLGDLVAESGGDEFSSMDDLESEVFNLLPRHAVGEPYQSEGEG; this is encoded by the coding sequence ATGGGCCGAAACGTCCACCTCAACGACATCGAGCCGGTGCTCGAGGAACTCGACTACCCGATCTCTCGGGACGCGGTCGCCGATCAGTGCGACGACGTGACGCTGGTTCTGGCCGACGGCGAGGAGAACCTCGGCGACCTCGTCGCCGAGTCGGGCGGTGACGAGTTCTCGTCGATGGACGATCTGGAGTCGGAAGTGTTCAACCTCCTCCCTCGCCACGCTGTCGGCGAGCCCTACCAGTCCGAAGGGGAAGGATAG
- a CDS encoding heme o synthase — MVTESAPFPRPIDTRQRFSALLTATALGIYLLLIVGATTSLTNATAACSTWPTCHAPVDPLSQTQLVVAWGHRIAAVIVGLLVAATAVTAVLGDVSRRVTAAIVLAAALYVIQVGVGAATAMFGSAAIVPGLHLSLGLVIFGTVVIALAWDLELATGSDDDAIDPEPLEEGAISEGASGGGRTLPEGGLARARLTAFAYFKMMKPRLMWLLCLVAAAGMALAAGPSLDRYTILATLGGGVLAIGASGTFNHVLERDVDRKMSRTSDRPLATDLVPVRNALAFGGLLTVASLSVFLTINRLAAALGLAAIIFYSVVYTLVLKPNTVQNTVIGGAAGALPALIGWAAVTNEIGLPGLALAGVIFLWTPAHFYNLALAYKDDYARGGFPMMPVVRGETETRKQIIYYLAATLVSTVALAWITDLGALYAATVAVFGGIFLWAAVRLHFEQTEAAAFRAFHASNAFLGAVLVAVLVDALVLTGSLF, encoded by the coding sequence GTGGTAACCGAATCAGCGCCGTTTCCCCGTCCGATCGACACTCGACAGCGCTTCTCCGCACTGCTGACAGCGACCGCGCTGGGCATCTACCTCCTGTTGATCGTCGGCGCGACGACCTCGCTGACGAACGCCACCGCAGCGTGTTCGACCTGGCCGACCTGTCACGCGCCCGTCGATCCGCTGAGTCAGACCCAACTCGTCGTCGCGTGGGGCCACCGGATCGCGGCCGTCATCGTCGGCCTGCTCGTCGCCGCGACGGCCGTCACCGCCGTCCTCGGCGACGTTTCGCGGCGGGTTACGGCGGCGATCGTCCTCGCCGCCGCCCTCTACGTTATTCAGGTCGGCGTCGGCGCCGCGACGGCGATGTTCGGCTCTGCGGCGATCGTACCCGGCCTCCACCTCTCACTCGGCCTCGTGATCTTCGGGACGGTCGTCATCGCGCTCGCCTGGGACCTCGAGCTCGCGACCGGCAGCGACGACGACGCGATCGATCCCGAACCCCTCGAGGAGGGGGCGATCAGCGAGGGCGCGTCCGGCGGCGGCCGCACCCTGCCCGAGGGCGGGCTCGCTCGAGCGCGGCTCACCGCGTTCGCGTACTTCAAGATGATGAAGCCGCGGCTGATGTGGCTGCTCTGTCTGGTCGCCGCCGCGGGGATGGCACTGGCCGCCGGGCCGTCGCTCGACCGCTACACGATTCTGGCGACGCTCGGCGGCGGCGTCCTCGCCATCGGCGCCTCGGGGACCTTCAACCACGTCTTGGAACGCGACGTCGACCGAAAGATGTCCCGCACGTCGGATCGCCCGCTGGCGACCGACCTGGTCCCCGTTCGCAACGCCTTGGCCTTCGGCGGGCTGTTGACCGTCGCCTCGCTGAGCGTCTTCCTGACGATTAACCGGCTGGCGGCCGCGCTCGGCCTCGCGGCGATCATCTTCTACAGCGTCGTCTATACGCTCGTCCTCAAGCCCAACACCGTCCAGAACACGGTTATCGGCGGGGCCGCGGGCGCGCTCCCAGCGCTGATCGGCTGGGCCGCGGTCACCAACGAGATCGGGCTCCCGGGGCTGGCGCTCGCGGGCGTGATCTTCCTCTGGACGCCGGCGCACTTCTACAACCTCGCGCTGGCCTACAAGGACGACTACGCCCGCGGCGGCTTCCCGATGATGCCCGTCGTCCGCGGCGAGACCGAAACGCGAAAGCAGATCATCTACTACCTCGCGGCGACGCTCGTGAGCACGGTCGCGCTGGCCTGGATCACCGACCTTGGCGCGCTGTACGCCGCCACGGTCGCGGTCTTCGGCGGGATCTTCCTCTGGGCGGCCGTTCGACTCCACTTCGAACAGACCGAGGCCGCGGCGTTCCGGGCGTTCCACGCCTCGAACGCCTTCCTCGGGGCCGTCCTCGTCGCGGTGCTGGTCGACGCGCTCGTGCTCACCGGGTCGCTGTTCTGA
- a CDS encoding DUF3267 domain-containing protein — MNRTEPRESPRLIATFRRTRSVAVQWVVVSAVGFFGFAYLFGHVRAAILDTSLEPIIVPVFAPPDALPWLVASVGLVALIVVPHELLHGVFMARYGGDVGYGVDAAYFVLPYAYAKTDGTSYTRNQLLVALLAPFVGITAVGLAAMIVHPSSLVIVPLAANAAGSIGDLWMAGVLLQYPADVRVGPLPDGDAQGFGIYGSSSTPAEGGRRPGMRFLSRLVVGAVGTLALLATALVATVFVSLAVGSGTVVIGEPGSRWFLFRHELASGAGAVLLEFGTTTGLAAAAAGGLAWAGTRECYRALVLDRSD; from the coding sequence GTGAACCGGACGGAGCCTCGCGAGTCGCCCCGACTGATCGCGACGTTCCGACGCACGCGGTCGGTCGCCGTCCAGTGGGTCGTCGTCTCCGCGGTCGGCTTTTTCGGCTTCGCCTACCTGTTCGGACACGTCCGCGCGGCGATTCTCGACACCTCGCTCGAGCCGATCATCGTGCCGGTGTTCGCACCCCCGGACGCACTGCCCTGGCTCGTCGCCTCGGTGGGTCTCGTCGCGCTGATCGTCGTCCCCCACGAACTGCTCCACGGCGTCTTCATGGCCCGCTACGGCGGCGACGTCGGCTACGGGGTCGACGCCGCGTACTTCGTCCTCCCGTACGCCTACGCGAAGACCGACGGGACGAGCTACACGCGCAACCAGTTGCTCGTCGCCCTGCTGGCACCGTTCGTCGGAATCACGGCCGTCGGGCTGGCGGCGATGATCGTCCACCCATCGTCGCTGGTGATCGTCCCGCTCGCGGCCAACGCCGCCGGCTCGATCGGCGACCTCTGGATGGCCGGCGTCCTCCTGCAGTATCCCGCGGACGTCCGCGTCGGTCCGCTTCCCGACGGCGACGCGCAGGGGTTCGGGATCTACGGCTCGAGTTCCACGCCCGCCGAGGGCGGCCGCCGGCCGGGAATGCGGTTCCTCTCGCGGCTCGTCGTCGGCGCCGTCGGGACGCTGGCGCTGCTCGCGACCGCGCTCGTCGCGACGGTGTTCGTCTCGCTGGCCGTCGGCTCGGGGACCGTCGTGATCGGCGAGCCCGGAAGCCGGTGGTTCCTCTTCCGCCACGAACTCGCTTCCGGCGCGGGGGCGGTCCTCCTCGAGTTCGGAACCACTACGGGACTCGCCGCCGCGGCCGCCGGCGGACTCGCATGGGCGGGGACCCGGGAGTGCTATCGCGCTCTCGTCCTCGATCGATCCGACTGA
- a CDS encoding SDR family oxidoreductase — translation MTRTVLVAGAHGQVGQHVTELLAERDGTARAMVRDPDQTDEVEALGGDPVVADLTEDVADAVEGCDAIIFAAGSGGEDVYGVDRDGAINLIDAAEAAGVDRFVMLSSMGADDPVSGPDALEDYLTAKAEADEYLRQSGLDETIVRPGELTNDSGTGTVEVGDDIGLDAGDIPREDVARTLVVALEHDELIGETFELLSGDEPIDEALATIAPN, via the coding sequence GTGACTCGGACCGTACTCGTCGCCGGCGCACACGGACAGGTTGGACAGCACGTCACCGAACTGCTCGCCGAGCGCGACGGCACCGCTCGAGCGATGGTCCGCGATCCGGACCAGACCGACGAGGTGGAAGCGCTGGGCGGAGACCCCGTCGTGGCGGATCTGACCGAGGACGTCGCCGACGCGGTCGAGGGCTGCGACGCGATCATCTTTGCCGCCGGCTCGGGCGGCGAGGACGTCTACGGCGTCGACCGCGACGGCGCGATCAACCTGATCGACGCCGCCGAAGCGGCGGGCGTCGATCGCTTCGTCATGCTCAGTTCGATGGGCGCCGACGACCCGGTGTCGGGCCCCGACGCGCTCGAGGACTACCTGACGGCCAAGGCCGAGGCCGACGAGTATCTCCGCCAGAGCGGACTGGACGAGACGATCGTCCGTCCGGGCGAACTGACGAACGACTCCGGCACCGGGACGGTCGAGGTCGGCGACGACATCGGGCTGGACGCCGGCGACATCCCCCGCGAGGACGTCGCCCGGACGCTCGTGGTCGCGCTCGAGCACGACGAACTGATCGGGGAGACCTTCGAACTCCTCTCGGGCGACGAACCGATCGACGAGGCCCTCGCGACGATCGCTCCGAACTGA